Proteins encoded by one window of Vigna radiata var. radiata cultivar VC1973A chromosome 5, Vradiata_ver6, whole genome shotgun sequence:
- the LOC106761710 gene encoding BTB/POZ and TAZ domain-containing protein 1 isoform X2: MDKYGMHLLVLSHVYTVKHLKQRCIKGLGDRVSTENVVDVLQLSRLCDAPDLYLKCARHLTNRFKAVKETEGWRFLQNHDPCLELEILCFMEEHEKRKRKARKRREDGRLFTELSEAMVCLEHICTEGCTEVWPFDVEVRREREPCSMFGTCQGMQNLIRHFATCESVKGRCLRCKRMWQLFRLHSSICLQHDTCKVPLCSQIRLKMEKEKRKGDARWELLVRKVASVKAMSSLALPKRKMVEEIRRKVP; this comes from the exons ATGGATAAGTACGGAATGCACCTTCTGGTACTGTCGCACGTGTACACGGTGAAGCATCTGAAACAGCGGTGCATCAAGGGACTGGGCGACCGCGTCAGTACGGAGAACGTAGTGGACGTGTTGCAGCTGTCGCGGCTCTGCGACGCGCCGGATCTCTACCTCAAGTGTGCCAGGCACCTCACGAACCGTTTCAAAGCGGTGAAGGAAACCGAGGGATGGAGATTCCTGCAGAACCACGACCCCTGCCTAGAGCTTGAGATTCTCTGTTTCATGGAAGAACATGAAAAG AGGAAGAGGAAGGCGAGGAAGAGGAGGGAGGATGGTAGGTTATTCACGGAATTGAGCGAAGCGATGGTATGTCTGGAGCACATATGCACGGAGGGATGCACGGAGGTGTGGCCGTTTGATGTGGAGGTCAGGCGAGAGAGAGAACCGTGTTCAATGTTCGGCACGTGTCAGGGTATGCAAAATTTGATTCGACACTTCGCCACCTGCGAGAGCGTTAAGGGACGGTGTTTACGGTGTAAGCGTATGTGGCAACTCTTCAGACTTCATTCCTCTATTTGCCTGCAACACGATACCTGCAAGGTTCCTCTGTGCAG TCAAATCAGATTAAAAatggagaaagagaagaggaaaggtgACGCAAGGTGGGAACTACTAGTGAGGAAGGTGGCCTCGGTCAAAGCCATGTCTTCCTTGGCACTGCCAAAGAGGAAGATGGTTGAGGAAATTAGACGAAAGGTACCATAA
- the LOC106761710 gene encoding BTB/POZ and TAZ domain-containing protein 1 isoform X1, which yields MDSPTLLFPQPDLYLQTHAGNRIPVHATILASASPVLQNVIKSSNRIVKIHGVPDAAVTAFVAFLYYARCTEEDMDKYGMHLLVLSHVYTVKHLKQRCIKGLGDRVSTENVVDVLQLSRLCDAPDLYLKCARHLTNRFKAVKETEGWRFLQNHDPCLELEILCFMEEHEKRKRKARKRREDGRLFTELSEAMVCLEHICTEGCTEVWPFDVEVRREREPCSMFGTCQGMQNLIRHFATCESVKGRCLRCKRMWQLFRLHSSICLQHDTCKVPLCSQIRLKMEKEKRKGDARWELLVRKVASVKAMSSLALPKRKMVEEIRRKVP from the exons ATGGATTCCCCAACCCTTCTCTTCCCCCAACCCGATCTCTATTTACAGACTCACGCTGGCAACCGCATTCCAGTGCACGCTACCATTCTG GCTTCTGCATCCCCGGTTCTACAAAACGTGATAAAGTCCTCCAACCGAATAGTCAAAATCCACGGCGTTCCAGACGCTGCCGTCACGGCTTTCGTAGCGTTCCTCTACTATGCCAG GTGCACGGAGGAGGATATGGATAAGTACGGAATGCACCTTCTGGTACTGTCGCACGTGTACACGGTGAAGCATCTGAAACAGCGGTGCATCAAGGGACTGGGCGACCGCGTCAGTACGGAGAACGTAGTGGACGTGTTGCAGCTGTCGCGGCTCTGCGACGCGCCGGATCTCTACCTCAAGTGTGCCAGGCACCTCACGAACCGTTTCAAAGCGGTGAAGGAAACCGAGGGATGGAGATTCCTGCAGAACCACGACCCCTGCCTAGAGCTTGAGATTCTCTGTTTCATGGAAGAACATGAAAAG AGGAAGAGGAAGGCGAGGAAGAGGAGGGAGGATGGTAGGTTATTCACGGAATTGAGCGAAGCGATGGTATGTCTGGAGCACATATGCACGGAGGGATGCACGGAGGTGTGGCCGTTTGATGTGGAGGTCAGGCGAGAGAGAGAACCGTGTTCAATGTTCGGCACGTGTCAGGGTATGCAAAATTTGATTCGACACTTCGCCACCTGCGAGAGCGTTAAGGGACGGTGTTTACGGTGTAAGCGTATGTGGCAACTCTTCAGACTTCATTCCTCTATTTGCCTGCAACACGATACCTGCAAGGTTCCTCTGTGCAG TCAAATCAGATTAAAAatggagaaagagaagaggaaaggtgACGCAAGGTGGGAACTACTAGTGAGGAAGGTGGCCTCGGTCAAAGCCATGTCTTCCTTGGCACTGCCAAAGAGGAAGATGGTTGAGGAAATTAGACGAAAGGTACCATAA